A genomic region of bacterium (Candidatus Blackallbacteria) CG13_big_fil_rev_8_21_14_2_50_49_14 contains the following coding sequences:
- a CDS encoding two-component system response regulator — MEEMAPSLLLVEDDQDFRETLQAEFEDKGYRVKTCASENEVAHILKQENFRFAIVDLRLQGEWGLDIVKRLKDSQATCRTVVLTGYGSISTAVEAIKRGAVNYLTKPVSLERLEKALWVDLPPENESPDEPIESLERHEREYLEYVLNQCGGNISKAARWLNIHRQSLQRKLRQTGLK; from the coding sequence ATGGAAGAAATGGCTCCCAGCCTGCTGCTGGTCGAAGATGATCAGGATTTTCGTGAAACCCTGCAAGCCGAGTTTGAAGACAAAGGCTATCGGGTCAAAACCTGCGCGAGCGAAAACGAAGTGGCACATATTCTGAAACAGGAAAACTTCCGCTTTGCAATCGTCGATTTGCGTTTACAGGGGGAATGGGGGCTGGATATTGTCAAGCGTTTGAAAGACAGCCAGGCAACCTGCCGCACGGTCGTGTTAACAGGCTATGGCAGTATTTCCACAGCTGTAGAGGCCATTAAACGCGGGGCGGTAAATTATCTGACCAAACCTGTTTCTTTGGAAAGACTCGAGAAAGCACTCTGGGTAGATTTACCCCCTGAAAACGAAAGCCCCGATGAACCGATCGAAAGCCTGGAACGCCATGAGCGCGAATATCTTGAATACGTGCTCAACCAATGCGGTGGAAATATATCAAAAGCAGCGCGGTGGCTGAATATTCACCGCCAAAGCCTGCAGCGTAAACTGCGCCAGACAGGTTTAAAATAA
- the sppA gene encoding signal peptide peptidase SppA has translation MRKPSHSQSQAESGSKLAEQLLSEKVDIGILTVEGAIMHQSEGGFGGGKGASGEKLVAAIQQAEKDGVKGLLVKINSPGGTAAASQAIYQRLQDIKRKSKVKIVATMGDVAASGGYYIACAADQIVANPATLTGSIGVIAQFTKLQGLYDKLGLATTVIKSGKHKDIGSPFRPTTPEETKILQAMIDDTYQDFVHAVAEGRHLPEGRVRELADGRIYTGNQALKNKLVDRLGDYNFALEQLQKMTQTGKNARLKDYSKPSFNEFLQMFSTRLQHTPLDTLEQASMVHLQHLNKIPLMLYY, from the coding sequence ATGCGCAAACCCAGCCATTCACAATCCCAAGCTGAAAGTGGCAGTAAACTGGCCGAACAACTGCTTTCAGAGAAAGTGGATATTGGTATTCTGACCGTAGAAGGCGCCATTATGCACCAAAGTGAAGGTGGCTTCGGAGGCGGCAAGGGAGCGTCTGGCGAAAAGCTGGTCGCAGCCATTCAACAGGCCGAAAAAGATGGAGTCAAAGGTCTCTTGGTCAAAATCAACAGCCCAGGCGGAACGGCTGCTGCTTCACAGGCCATTTACCAGCGTTTGCAGGATATCAAACGCAAAAGCAAAGTAAAAATCGTGGCCACCATGGGCGATGTCGCCGCTTCCGGCGGGTATTATATCGCCTGCGCCGCCGATCAGATCGTGGCCAACCCTGCCACCTTAACAGGCAGTATCGGGGTCATTGCCCAATTCACCAAGCTTCAAGGTCTCTACGATAAGCTCGGTCTGGCCACCACCGTGATCAAAAGCGGTAAACACAAAGATATTGGCTCCCCTTTCCGCCCCACCACCCCTGAAGAGACCAAAATTCTACAGGCCATGATCGACGATACCTATCAAGATTTTGTACATGCCGTGGCAGAAGGTCGTCATTTACCCGAAGGCCGCGTGCGAGAACTGGCCGATGGCCGGATTTACACAGGCAACCAGGCCCTTAAAAACAAATTGGTAGATCGCCTGGGTGATTATAATTTCGCACTTGAGCAATTGCAGAAAATGACCCAAACCGGCAAAAATGCCCGTCTAAAAGACTATAGCAAACCCTCATTTAACGAGTTTTTGCAAATGTTCAGTACCCGTTTACAGCACACCCCGCTGGACACTTTGGAACAAGCCAGTATGGTTCATTTGCAGCATTTAAATAAAATCCCACTCATGCTTTATTATTAA
- a CDS encoding metallo-mystery pair system four-Cys motif protein, whose product MKPTKMIPFLLGASVLGACNTPPSASSQPSTSPAATQEIRIQFKGEVNGQAFNCNSSYSGLGSTGSTIKPLDFRFYLSDLHLINSQGQEVPLQLDQDGKWQLKNLALLDFENKTGSCDGTPETNFEIKGKVPPGTYKGLKFDLGVPFEMNHQDVNTAPSPLNQTSLFWVWRAGYKFARLDISSTGQPTGWFLHLGSTECPESLDPTSMPMSSASPMMHAMKIMHTPAGSAESQPPTEQCKNPNRPSISLPDFDPAQDTVVADLGKLLAQSNLDQNQPESAAGCMSAPDDSDCTQVFKNLGLPFGTQAAGPQQFFGLK is encoded by the coding sequence ATGAAACCCACCAAAATGATCCCTTTTCTCTTGGGCGCCAGTGTCTTGGGCGCATGCAATACGCCCCCCAGTGCAAGTTCCCAACCCTCTACCAGCCCAGCCGCCACCCAGGAAATCCGCATTCAATTCAAAGGAGAAGTCAATGGCCAGGCCTTTAACTGCAACTCAAGCTATTCGGGTCTGGGCAGCACAGGTTCAACCATCAAGCCACTTGACTTTCGCTTCTATCTCAGCGATCTGCATCTGATCAACAGCCAAGGCCAGGAAGTGCCGCTGCAATTGGATCAGGATGGCAAATGGCAGCTCAAGAATCTGGCTCTGCTCGATTTTGAAAACAAAACCGGCAGCTGTGACGGTACCCCTGAAACAAACTTCGAAATCAAAGGCAAAGTGCCTCCTGGCACTTACAAGGGACTGAAATTTGATCTGGGCGTGCCCTTTGAAATGAATCACCAGGATGTCAATACCGCTCCCTCCCCCCTGAATCAGACCTCTCTGTTCTGGGTTTGGCGCGCCGGTTATAAATTTGCACGTCTGGATATCAGCAGCACAGGCCAACCCACAGGCTGGTTTTTACATCTGGGCAGCACCGAGTGCCCTGAAAGTTTAGATCCCACCAGCATGCCCATGTCCAGTGCCAGCCCGATGATGCATGCCATGAAAATCATGCATACTCCCGCAGGCAGTGCTGAAAGCCAGCCCCCAACTGAACAATGCAAAAACCCCAACCGCCCCAGCATCAGCTTGCCGGATTTTGATCCTGCCCAAGACACGGTGGTTGCCGATTTGGGCAAACTCTTGGCCCAGAGCAATCTCGACCAAAATCAACCCGAAAGCGCTGCTGGTTGTATGTCAGCTCCCGATGACAGCGATTGCACACAGGTCTTTAAAAACCTGGGCTTGCCCTTTGGAACGCAAGCTGCTGGCCCCCAGCAATTCTTTGGGTTGAAATAA